A genomic region of Cyprinus carpio isolate SPL01 chromosome B13, ASM1834038v1, whole genome shotgun sequence contains the following coding sequences:
- the LOC109054998 gene encoding serine protease HTRA2, mitochondrial-like: MATSHVNRCLIRTITRCLRDSSRQPHVMTARPLGHFSNCSSGKEEREAGAVTLVSRRGSGGGGGRSARLAAAFGLGLGAAALYSLRDEDNKDALQRTVAVRNLLIDSLLPTVQCASPFKPDSPRYKYNFIADVVEKSTPAVVYIEIVGRHPFSGREVPISNGSGFIISSDGLIVTNAHVVANKRGVRVKLTNGETYNATVQDVDQAADIATIKINAKHPLPTLRLAQSSDVRQGEFVVAMGSPFSLKNTITSGIVSSAQRGSRELGLSNSNIDYIQTDATIDFGNSGGPLINLDGEVIGINTMKVTAGISFAIPSDRVRIFLERAADKQKSWFGDSGSKRRYIGVMMLTLTPSIIEELKMRDMSFPDVSHGVLIHRVIIGSPASRAGVKPGDVIVEINGSKVNSSEEIYNAVRTSDSLNVVIRRGGDLLMLHMTPEHTE; the protein is encoded by the exons ATGGCAACATCACATGTTAATAGATGTCTCATAAGGACAATCACGAGATGTCTCCGGGACAGCAgtcggcaaccacatgtgatgacagCAAGGCCTTTAGGACACTTTTCTAACTGCTCTTCGGGTAAAGAGGAGCGTGAGGCAGGAGCTGTAACGCTAGTCTCGCGCCGGGGTTCAGGAGGCGGCGGCGGTCGCAGCGCGCGCCTCGCAGCCGCGTTTGGACTGGGACTCGGAGCAGCAGCACTGTATTCATTAAGAGACGAGGACAATAAAGATGCCTTGCAAAGGACAGTCGCGGTCAGGAATTTGCTAATTGACAGTTTACTCCCGACGGTCCAGTGCGCCTCTCCGTTTAAACCTGACAGCCCGCGGTACAAGTACAACTTCATCGCGGATGTGGTTGAGAAGTCCACCCCTGCTGTAGTCTACATCGAGATCGTTGGGCG ACACCCCTTTTCTGGCCGCGAGGTGCCAATCTCGAACGGCTCTGGCTTCATCATAAGTAGTGATGGCCTGATAGTGACCAATGCCCACGTGGTCGCCAACAAGCGCGGCGTTCGTGTTAAACTGACCAATGGAGAGACTTACAACGCCACGGTCCAGGATGTCGACCAGGCTGCAGACATCGCTACCATCAAAATCAACGCTAAG CATCCCCTCCCAACGCTGCGTCTCGCCCAGTCGTCTGATGTGCGTCAGGGTGAGTTCGTGGTTGCCATGGGGAGCCCTTTCTCTCTTAAAAACACAATCACGTCTGGAATCGTCAGCTCTGCCCAGAGAGGAAGTAGAGAACTGGGCCTGTCCAACTCCAACATCGACTACATCCAGACCGATGCTACCATAGAT TTTGGAAATTCAGGAGGTCCCCTTATAAACCTG GATGGAGAGGTCATCGGCATTAATACCATGAAAGTTACCGCAGGGATTTCCTTCGCCATTCCCTCAGACAGAGTCCGCATCTTCCTGGAGCGTGCGGCAGACAAACAGA AGTCCTGGTTTGGAGATTCAGGATCAAAACGGCGTTATattggagtgatgatgctgactTTGACCCCCAG TATAATCGAAGAGCTGAAGATGCGTGACATGTCCTTCCCTGATGTTTCTCATGGAGTTCTCATCCACCGTGTTATTATAGGATCCCCAGCCAGTAG AGCTGGAGTGAAACCAGGGGATGTTATTGTTGAGATAAACGGGTCAAAGGTGAACTCGTCAGAGGAGATCTATAACGCTGTGAGAACAAGCGACAGCTTAAACGTGGTGATCCGGCGGGGGGGCGACCTCCTCATGCTGCACATGACACCCGAACACACGGAGTGA
- the loxl3b gene encoding lysyl oxidase homolog 3B isoform X2, producing MELCQWWRHIVVFLLHAWIPSCFAQTTPPVRLSPTPTPQTAEGPETLKFRLSGFPRKHNEGRIEVFYKGEWGTICDDDFSLANAHVLCRQLGFVSATGWTHSAKYGKGTGKIWLDNVQCSGSERSVSVCKSRGWGNSDCTHDEDAGVICKDERLPGYVDSNVIEVQVDENKVEEVRLRPVFTIATKRMPVTEGVVEVKNKDGWAQICDNGWTPKNSHVVCGMMGFPHEKKVNKNFYKLYSERQKNHFLVHSVACLGTEVHLAACPLEFNYDNATESCPGGMPAVVSCVPGPLYAQSTVMRKKLKMPSTIRLKGGAKYGEGRVEVLKGSEWGTICDDRWNLLSASVVCRELGFGSAKEALTGARMGQGLGPIHMNEVQCTGHERSLWNCRYKNITAEDCKHTEDASLRCNVPYMGFEKTVRILGGRSRYEGRVEVLYTETNGTLRWGLICGEGWGTEEAMVVCRQLGLGYANHGLQETWYWDSSNVTEMVMSGVKCTGDEMSLSQCQHHRTVNCQKALARFSAGVICSETASDLVLNAPLVQQTTYIEDRPLHMLYCAAEEDCLSKSAAKANWPYGHRRLLRFSSQIHNIGRADFRPKAGRHSWVWHACHGHYHSMDIFTHYDLMSANGTKVAEGHKASFCLEDSDCDEGVSKRYECANFGEQGITVGCWDLYRHDIDCQWIDISDVKPGNYILQVVINPNYEVAESDFTNNAMKCNCKYDGHRIWVHNCHIGDAFSEEAEKKFEKYPGQLNNQIS from the exons ATGGAGCTGTGTCAGTGGTGGCGACACATTGTTGTCTTCCTACTTCATGCTTGGATTCCATCATGCTTTGCCCAGACCACACCGCCAGTGCGCTTGAGCCCCACACCGACCCCTCAGACAGCAGAAGGCCCAGAGACTCTGAAGTTCCGTCTGTCTGGTTTCCCCAGGAAACACAACGAGGGCCGAATTGAAGTGTTTTATAAAGGCGAATGGGGAACCATCTGTGATGATGACTTCTCGCTGGCCAATGCCCATGTCCTCTGTCGCCAGCTGGGCTTTGTGTCTGCCACGGGCTGGACTCACAGCGCCAAGTATGGCAAGGGCACAG GTAAGATTTGGCTTGACAATGTGCAGTGCAGTGGCAGTGAGAGGAGTGTGTCAGTGTGTAAATCTCGTGGCTGGGGTAACAGTGACTGCACCCATGATGAGGACGCTGGAGTGATCTGTAAAGATGAGAGACTGCCGGGATACGTGGACTCCAATGTTATAGAG GTGCAGGTAGATGAGAATAAAGTGGAGGAGGTGCGTTTGCGTCCTGTGTTCACCATAGCGACTAAGCGGATGCCTGTCACTGAGGGGGTGGTGGAAGTCAAGAATAAGGACGGATGGGCTCAGATCTGCGATAATGGCTGGACACCCAAAAATTCACATGTGGTTTGCGGCATGATGGGATTCCCTCACGAGAAGAAGGTCAACAAGAACTTTTACAA GCTGTATTCTGAACGGCAGAAGAATCACTTCCTGGTTCATTCAGTGGCATGCTTAGGCACAGAAGTGCACTTGGCTGCATGTCCTCTGGAGTTTAACTATGACAATGCCACAGAGTCGTGTCCTGGAGGGATGCCTGCTGTGGTCAGCTGTGTGCCCGGTCCACTGTACGCACAGAGCACTGTCATGAGGAAGAAACTTAAGATGCCG TCTACCATACGGCTGAAGGGTGGAGCGAAATATGGTGAGGGCCGTGTCGAGGTGTTGAAGGGCAGTGAATGGGGGACGATTTGTGATGATCGCTGGAACCTGCTCTCTGCCAGCGTCGTTTGCAGAGAACTGGGCTTTGGCTCTGCCAAAGAAGCCCTCACAGGTGCCCGTATGGGACAAG GGTTGGGGCCTATCCATATGAATGAGGTGCAGTGCACAGGTCATGAGCGCTCCCTGTGGAACTGCCGCTATAAAAACATCACTGCTGAGGACTGCAAACACACTGAAGATGCTTCACTCCGCTGTAATGTTCCATATATGGGCTTTGAGAAAACG GTGCGCATCTTAGGGGGCCGATCTCGCTACGAGGGCCGTGTGGAGGTGTTATACACTGAGACTAACGGGACGCTGCGCTGGGGCCTGATCTGTGGCGAAGGCTGGGGAACTGAGGAGGCCATGGTTGTGTGCAGGCAGCTGGGCCTCGGGTACGCCAACCATGGCCTACAA GAAACATGGTATTGGGACAGCAGTAATGTGACAGAGATGGTTATGAGCGGAGTGAAATGTACAGGCGATGAAATGTCTCTCAGCCAGTGCCAACACCACAGAACGGTCAACTGCCAGAAAGCCTTGGCGCGGTTCTCAGCAGGAGTTATCTGCTCAGAAA CTGCATCTGATCTAGTGCTGAACGCACCGCTAGTGCAGCAGACGACGTATATAGAGGACCGGCCGTTACACATGCTGTACTGTGCAGCAGAGGAGGACTGTCTGTCCAAGAGCGCCGCTAAAGCTAACTGGCCTTACGGTCACCGCCGCCTGCTCCGCTTCTCCTCACAGATACACAACATCGGACGCGCTGACTTCAGGCCCAAAGCAGGCCGTCACTCATGGGTCTGGCACGCATGTCACGG GCATTATCATAGTATGGACATCTTCACACACTATGACCTGATGTCTGCCAACGGCACTAAAGTGGCAGAAGGACACAAAGCCAGCTTCTGCCTGGAGGACAGCGATTGTGACGAGG GTGTTTCCAAGAGATATGAGTGTGCTAACTTTGGTGAGCAGGGCATCACAGTGGGATGCTGGGATTTGTATCGCCATGACATTGATTGCCAGTGGATCGATATCTCTGATGTCAAACCAGGAAATTATATCCTTCAG GTTGTGATAAATCCTAACTATGAGGTTGCTGAGAGTGACTTCACAAACAATGCCATGAAATGTAACTGCAAATATGATGGGCACAGGATCTGGGTCCATAACTGCCATATTG GTGATGCTTTCAGTGAGGAGGCTGAGAAGAAGTTTGAGAAATACCCTGGACAACTTAACAACCAGATCTCATAA
- the loxl3b gene encoding lysyl oxidase homolog 3B isoform X3 has protein sequence MELCQWWRHIVVFLLHAWIPSCFAQTTPPVRLSPTPTPQTAEGPETLKFRLSGFPRKHNEGRIEVFYKGEWGTICDDDFSLANAHVLCRQLGFVSATGWTHSAKYGKGTGKIWLDNVQCSGSERSVSVCKSRGWGNSDCTHDEDAGVICKDERLPGYVDSNVIEVQVDENKVEEVRLRPVFTIATKRMPVTEGVVEVKNKDGWAQICDNGWTPKNSHVVCGMMGFPHEKKVNKNFYKHLRKRSAETKSKVKVTAARQEPKAKAISKTSTKPKPGKSAAAKRLYSERQKNHFLVHSVACLGTEVHLAACPLEFNYDNATESCPGGMPAVVSCVPGPLYAQSTVMRKKLKMPSTIRLKGGAKYGEGRVEVLKGSEWGTICDDRWNLLSASVVCRELGFGSAKEALTGARMGQGLGPIHMNEVQCTGHERSLWNCRYKNITAEDCKHTEDASLRCNVPYMGFEKTVRILGGRSRYEGRVEVLYTETNGTLRWGLICGEGWGTEEAMVVCRQLGLGYANHGLQVRLSGGRSQYEGRVEVRVGQRWGSVCSEGWTTKEAMVACRQLGLGFSMHAITETWYWDSSNVTEMVMSGVKCTGDEMSLSQCQHHRTVNCQKALARFSAGVICSETASDLVLNAPLVQQTTYIEDRPLHMLYCAAEEDCLSKSAAKANWPYGHRRLLRFSSQIHNIGRADFRPKAGRHSWVWHACHGHYHSMDIFTHYDLMSANGTKVAEGHKASFCLEDSDCDEGVSKRYECANFGEQGITVGCWDLYRHDIDCQWIDISDVKPGNYILQVVINPNYEVAESDFTNNAMKCNCKYDGHRIWVHNCHIGDAFSEEAEKKFEKYPGQLNNQIS, from the exons ATGGAGCTGTGTCAGTGGTGGCGACACATTGTTGTCTTCCTACTTCATGCTTGGATTCCATCATGCTTTGCCCAGACCACACCGCCAGTGCGCTTGAGCCCCACACCGACCCCTCAGACAGCAGAAGGCCCAGAGACTCTGAAGTTCCGTCTGTCTGGTTTCCCCAGGAAACACAACGAGGGCCGAATTGAAGTGTTTTATAAAGGCGAATGGGGAACCATCTGTGATGATGACTTCTCGCTGGCCAATGCCCATGTCCTCTGTCGCCAGCTGGGCTTTGTGTCTGCCACGGGCTGGACTCACAGCGCCAAGTATGGCAAGGGCACAG GTAAGATTTGGCTTGACAATGTGCAGTGCAGTGGCAGTGAGAGGAGTGTGTCAGTGTGTAAATCTCGTGGCTGGGGTAACAGTGACTGCACCCATGATGAGGACGCTGGAGTGATCTGTAAAGATGAGAGACTGCCGGGATACGTGGACTCCAATGTTATAGAG GTGCAGGTAGATGAGAATAAAGTGGAGGAGGTGCGTTTGCGTCCTGTGTTCACCATAGCGACTAAGCGGATGCCTGTCACTGAGGGGGTGGTGGAAGTCAAGAATAAGGACGGATGGGCTCAGATCTGCGATAATGGCTGGACACCCAAAAATTCACATGTGGTTTGCGGCATGATGGGATTCCCTCACGAGAAGAAGGTCAACAAGAACTTTTACAA GCATCTCAGAAAGAGATCTGCTGAGACAAAATCTAAAGTTAAAGTAACAGCGGCCAG GCAGGAGCCCAAAGCTAAGGCTATCAGTAAAACTAGCACTAAGCCTAAACCGGGCAAATCAGCTGCAGCTAAAAG GCTGTATTCTGAACGGCAGAAGAATCACTTCCTGGTTCATTCAGTGGCATGCTTAGGCACAGAAGTGCACTTGGCTGCATGTCCTCTGGAGTTTAACTATGACAATGCCACAGAGTCGTGTCCTGGAGGGATGCCTGCTGTGGTCAGCTGTGTGCCCGGTCCACTGTACGCACAGAGCACTGTCATGAGGAAGAAACTTAAGATGCCG TCTACCATACGGCTGAAGGGTGGAGCGAAATATGGTGAGGGCCGTGTCGAGGTGTTGAAGGGCAGTGAATGGGGGACGATTTGTGATGATCGCTGGAACCTGCTCTCTGCCAGCGTCGTTTGCAGAGAACTGGGCTTTGGCTCTGCCAAAGAAGCCCTCACAGGTGCCCGTATGGGACAAG GGTTGGGGCCTATCCATATGAATGAGGTGCAGTGCACAGGTCATGAGCGCTCCCTGTGGAACTGCCGCTATAAAAACATCACTGCTGAGGACTGCAAACACACTGAAGATGCTTCACTCCGCTGTAATGTTCCATATATGGGCTTTGAGAAAACG GTGCGCATCTTAGGGGGCCGATCTCGCTACGAGGGCCGTGTGGAGGTGTTATACACTGAGACTAACGGGACGCTGCGCTGGGGCCTGATCTGTGGCGAAGGCTGGGGAACTGAGGAGGCCATGGTTGTGTGCAGGCAGCTGGGCCTCGGGTACGCCAACCATGGCCTACAA GTGCGTCTGTCAGGTGGGCGCTCGCAGTATGAAGGGCGAGTGGAGGTGCGGGTGGGGCAGCGGTGGGGCAGTGTATGCAGTGAGGGCTGGACCACCAAAGAGGCCATGGTGGCATGCAGGCAGCTAGGGCTGGGGTTCAGCATGCATGCTATTACA GAAACATGGTATTGGGACAGCAGTAATGTGACAGAGATGGTTATGAGCGGAGTGAAATGTACAGGCGATGAAATGTCTCTCAGCCAGTGCCAACACCACAGAACGGTCAACTGCCAGAAAGCCTTGGCGCGGTTCTCAGCAGGAGTTATCTGCTCAGAAA CTGCATCTGATCTAGTGCTGAACGCACCGCTAGTGCAGCAGACGACGTATATAGAGGACCGGCCGTTACACATGCTGTACTGTGCAGCAGAGGAGGACTGTCTGTCCAAGAGCGCCGCTAAAGCTAACTGGCCTTACGGTCACCGCCGCCTGCTCCGCTTCTCCTCACAGATACACAACATCGGACGCGCTGACTTCAGGCCCAAAGCAGGCCGTCACTCATGGGTCTGGCACGCATGTCACGG GCATTATCATAGTATGGACATCTTCACACACTATGACCTGATGTCTGCCAACGGCACTAAAGTGGCAGAAGGACACAAAGCCAGCTTCTGCCTGGAGGACAGCGATTGTGACGAGG GTGTTTCCAAGAGATATGAGTGTGCTAACTTTGGTGAGCAGGGCATCACAGTGGGATGCTGGGATTTGTATCGCCATGACATTGATTGCCAGTGGATCGATATCTCTGATGTCAAACCAGGAAATTATATCCTTCAG GTTGTGATAAATCCTAACTATGAGGTTGCTGAGAGTGACTTCACAAACAATGCCATGAAATGTAACTGCAAATATGATGGGCACAGGATCTGGGTCCATAACTGCCATATTG GTGATGCTTTCAGTGAGGAGGCTGAGAAGAAGTTTGAGAAATACCCTGGACAACTTAACAACCAGATCTCATAA
- the loxl3b gene encoding lysyl oxidase homolog 3B isoform X1, with protein MELCQWWRHIVVFLLHAWIPSCFAQTTPPVRLSPTPTPQTAEGPETLKFRLSGFPRKHNEGRIEVFYKGEWGTICDDDFSLANAHVLCRQLGFVSATGWTHSAKYGKGTGKIWLDNVQCSGSERSVSVCKSRGWGNSDCTHDEDAGVICKDERLPGYVDSNVIEVQVDENKVEEVRLRPVFTIATKRMPVTEGVVEVKNKDGWAQICDNGWTPKNSHVVCGMMGFPHEKKVNKNFYKHLRKRSAETKSKVKVTAARQEPKAKAISKTSTKPKPGKSAAAKRLYSERQKNHFLVHSVACLGTEVHLAACPLEFNYDNATESCPGGMPAVVSCVPGPLYAQSTVMRKKLKMPSTIRLKGGAKYGEGRVEVLKGSEWGTICDDRWNLLSASVVCRELGFGSAKEALTGARMGQGLGPIHMNEVQCTGHERSLWNCRYKNITAEDCKHTEDASLRCNVPYMGFEKTVRILGGRSRYEGRVEVLYTETNGTLRWGLICGEGWGTEEAMVVCRQLGLGYANHGLQETWYWDSSNVTEMVMSGVKCTGDEMSLSQCQHHRTVNCQKALARFSAGVICSETASDLVLNAPLVQQTTYIEDRPLHMLYCAAEEDCLSKSAAKANWPYGHRRLLRFSSQIHNIGRADFRPKAGRHSWVWHACHGHYHSMDIFTHYDLMSANGTKVAEGHKASFCLEDSDCDEGVSKRYECANFGEQGITVGCWDLYRHDIDCQWIDISDVKPGNYILQVVINPNYEVAESDFTNNAMKCNCKYDGHRIWVHNCHIGDAFSEEAEKKFEKYPGQLNNQIS; from the exons ATGGAGCTGTGTCAGTGGTGGCGACACATTGTTGTCTTCCTACTTCATGCTTGGATTCCATCATGCTTTGCCCAGACCACACCGCCAGTGCGCTTGAGCCCCACACCGACCCCTCAGACAGCAGAAGGCCCAGAGACTCTGAAGTTCCGTCTGTCTGGTTTCCCCAGGAAACACAACGAGGGCCGAATTGAAGTGTTTTATAAAGGCGAATGGGGAACCATCTGTGATGATGACTTCTCGCTGGCCAATGCCCATGTCCTCTGTCGCCAGCTGGGCTTTGTGTCTGCCACGGGCTGGACTCACAGCGCCAAGTATGGCAAGGGCACAG GTAAGATTTGGCTTGACAATGTGCAGTGCAGTGGCAGTGAGAGGAGTGTGTCAGTGTGTAAATCTCGTGGCTGGGGTAACAGTGACTGCACCCATGATGAGGACGCTGGAGTGATCTGTAAAGATGAGAGACTGCCGGGATACGTGGACTCCAATGTTATAGAG GTGCAGGTAGATGAGAATAAAGTGGAGGAGGTGCGTTTGCGTCCTGTGTTCACCATAGCGACTAAGCGGATGCCTGTCACTGAGGGGGTGGTGGAAGTCAAGAATAAGGACGGATGGGCTCAGATCTGCGATAATGGCTGGACACCCAAAAATTCACATGTGGTTTGCGGCATGATGGGATTCCCTCACGAGAAGAAGGTCAACAAGAACTTTTACAA GCATCTCAGAAAGAGATCTGCTGAGACAAAATCTAAAGTTAAAGTAACAGCGGCCAG GCAGGAGCCCAAAGCTAAGGCTATCAGTAAAACTAGCACTAAGCCTAAACCGGGCAAATCAGCTGCAGCTAAAAG GCTGTATTCTGAACGGCAGAAGAATCACTTCCTGGTTCATTCAGTGGCATGCTTAGGCACAGAAGTGCACTTGGCTGCATGTCCTCTGGAGTTTAACTATGACAATGCCACAGAGTCGTGTCCTGGAGGGATGCCTGCTGTGGTCAGCTGTGTGCCCGGTCCACTGTACGCACAGAGCACTGTCATGAGGAAGAAACTTAAGATGCCG TCTACCATACGGCTGAAGGGTGGAGCGAAATATGGTGAGGGCCGTGTCGAGGTGTTGAAGGGCAGTGAATGGGGGACGATTTGTGATGATCGCTGGAACCTGCTCTCTGCCAGCGTCGTTTGCAGAGAACTGGGCTTTGGCTCTGCCAAAGAAGCCCTCACAGGTGCCCGTATGGGACAAG GGTTGGGGCCTATCCATATGAATGAGGTGCAGTGCACAGGTCATGAGCGCTCCCTGTGGAACTGCCGCTATAAAAACATCACTGCTGAGGACTGCAAACACACTGAAGATGCTTCACTCCGCTGTAATGTTCCATATATGGGCTTTGAGAAAACG GTGCGCATCTTAGGGGGCCGATCTCGCTACGAGGGCCGTGTGGAGGTGTTATACACTGAGACTAACGGGACGCTGCGCTGGGGCCTGATCTGTGGCGAAGGCTGGGGAACTGAGGAGGCCATGGTTGTGTGCAGGCAGCTGGGCCTCGGGTACGCCAACCATGGCCTACAA GAAACATGGTATTGGGACAGCAGTAATGTGACAGAGATGGTTATGAGCGGAGTGAAATGTACAGGCGATGAAATGTCTCTCAGCCAGTGCCAACACCACAGAACGGTCAACTGCCAGAAAGCCTTGGCGCGGTTCTCAGCAGGAGTTATCTGCTCAGAAA CTGCATCTGATCTAGTGCTGAACGCACCGCTAGTGCAGCAGACGACGTATATAGAGGACCGGCCGTTACACATGCTGTACTGTGCAGCAGAGGAGGACTGTCTGTCCAAGAGCGCCGCTAAAGCTAACTGGCCTTACGGTCACCGCCGCCTGCTCCGCTTCTCCTCACAGATACACAACATCGGACGCGCTGACTTCAGGCCCAAAGCAGGCCGTCACTCATGGGTCTGGCACGCATGTCACGG GCATTATCATAGTATGGACATCTTCACACACTATGACCTGATGTCTGCCAACGGCACTAAAGTGGCAGAAGGACACAAAGCCAGCTTCTGCCTGGAGGACAGCGATTGTGACGAGG GTGTTTCCAAGAGATATGAGTGTGCTAACTTTGGTGAGCAGGGCATCACAGTGGGATGCTGGGATTTGTATCGCCATGACATTGATTGCCAGTGGATCGATATCTCTGATGTCAAACCAGGAAATTATATCCTTCAG GTTGTGATAAATCCTAACTATGAGGTTGCTGAGAGTGACTTCACAAACAATGCCATGAAATGTAACTGCAAATATGATGGGCACAGGATCTGGGTCCATAACTGCCATATTG GTGATGCTTTCAGTGAGGAGGCTGAGAAGAAGTTTGAGAAATACCCTGGACAACTTAACAACCAGATCTCATAA